A part of Mustela erminea isolate mMusErm1 chromosome 9, mMusErm1.Pri, whole genome shotgun sequence genomic DNA contains:
- the HMBS gene encoding porphobilinogen deaminase isoform X1: MSGNGNGAATAEENGPKMRVIRVGTRKSQLARIQTDSVVAMLKAFYPGLQFEIVAMSTTGDKILDTALSKIGEKSLFTKELEHALEKNEVDLVVHSLKDLPTVLPPGFTIGAICKRENPYDAVVFHPKFVGKTLETLPEKSVVGTSSLRRAAQLQRKFPHLEFKSIRGNLNTRLRKLDELQEFSAIILAAAGLQRMGWQHRVGQILHPEECMYAVGQGALGVEVRAKDQDMLDLVGVLHDPETLLRCIAERAFLRHLEGGCSVPVAVHTAMKDGQLYLTGGVWSLDGSDSMQETMQATIRVTAQQEDGPEDDPQLVGITARNIPREAQLAAENLGISLASLLLNKGAKNILDVARQLNDAH, translated from the exons CTGGCTCGCATACAGACAGACAGTGTGGTGGCAATGCTGAAAGCCTTCTACCCAGGTCTGCAGTTCGAAATCG TTGCTATGTCCACCACAGGGGACAAGATTCTTGATACTGCGCTCTCTAAG ATTGGAGAGAAGAGTCTGTTTACCAAGGAGCTGGAACATGCGCTGGAGAAGAATGA AGTGGACCTGGTCGTTCACTCCCTGAAGGACCTGCCCACCGTGCTTCCTCCTGGCTTTACCATCGGGGCCATCTGCAA gCGGGAGAACCCTTATGATGCTGTTGTCTTTCACCCAAAATTTGTTGGGAAAACCCTAGAAACCTTGCCAGAGAAGAG TGTGGTGGGAACCAGCTCCCTGCGGAGAGCAGCCCAACTGCAGAGAAAGTTCCCACACCTGGAGTTCAAGAGCATT CGGGGAAACCTCAACACGCGGCTACGGAAGCTGGATGAGCTGCAGGAGTTCAGTGCCATCATCCTGGCCGCCGCTGGCCTACAGCGCATGGGCTGGCAGCACCGCGTGGGGCAG ATCCTACACCCAGAGGAATGCATGTATGCTGTAGGTCAG GGAGCCCTGGGCGTGGAAGTCCGAGCCAAGGACCAGGACATGCTGGATCTGGTGGGTGTGTTGCATGACCCAGAGACTCTGCTTCGCTGCATTGCCGAGCGAGCCTTCCTGAGGCATCTG GAAGGAGGTTGCAGTGTGCCAGTGGCGGTGCATACGGCTATGAAGGATGGGCAA CTGTACCTGACTGGAGGAGTCTGGAGTCTAGACGGCTCAGATAGCATGCAAGAGACCATGCAGGCCACCATCCGGGTCACTGCCCAG CAGGAAGATGGCCCCGAGGATGATCCGCAGCTGGTGGGGATCACTGCCCGGAACATTCCACGAGAAGCCCAGCTGGCTGCTGAGAACCTGGGCATCAGCCTGGCCAGTTTGTTGCtgaacaaaggagccaagaacataCTGGATGTTGCACGGCAGCTTAATGATGCCCACTAA
- the HMBS gene encoding porphobilinogen deaminase isoform X2, protein MSGNGNGAATAEENGPKMRVIRVGTRKSQLARIQTDSVVAMLKAFYPGLQFEIVAMSTTGDKILDTALSKIGEKSLFTKELEHALEKNEVDLVVHSLKDLPTVLPPGFTIGAICKRENPYDAVVFHPKFVGKTLETLPEKSVVGTSSLRRAAQLQRKFPHLEFKSIRGNLNTRLRKLDELQEFSAIILAAAGLQRMGWQHRVGQILHPEECMYAVGQGALGVEVRAKDQDMLDLVGVLHDPETLLRCIAERAFLRHLEGGCSVPVAVHTAMKDGQLYLTGGVWSLDGSDSMQETMQATIRVTAQEDGPEDDPQLVGITARNIPREAQLAAENLGISLASLLLNKGAKNILDVARQLNDAH, encoded by the exons CTGGCTCGCATACAGACAGACAGTGTGGTGGCAATGCTGAAAGCCTTCTACCCAGGTCTGCAGTTCGAAATCG TTGCTATGTCCACCACAGGGGACAAGATTCTTGATACTGCGCTCTCTAAG ATTGGAGAGAAGAGTCTGTTTACCAAGGAGCTGGAACATGCGCTGGAGAAGAATGA AGTGGACCTGGTCGTTCACTCCCTGAAGGACCTGCCCACCGTGCTTCCTCCTGGCTTTACCATCGGGGCCATCTGCAA gCGGGAGAACCCTTATGATGCTGTTGTCTTTCACCCAAAATTTGTTGGGAAAACCCTAGAAACCTTGCCAGAGAAGAG TGTGGTGGGAACCAGCTCCCTGCGGAGAGCAGCCCAACTGCAGAGAAAGTTCCCACACCTGGAGTTCAAGAGCATT CGGGGAAACCTCAACACGCGGCTACGGAAGCTGGATGAGCTGCAGGAGTTCAGTGCCATCATCCTGGCCGCCGCTGGCCTACAGCGCATGGGCTGGCAGCACCGCGTGGGGCAG ATCCTACACCCAGAGGAATGCATGTATGCTGTAGGTCAG GGAGCCCTGGGCGTGGAAGTCCGAGCCAAGGACCAGGACATGCTGGATCTGGTGGGTGTGTTGCATGACCCAGAGACTCTGCTTCGCTGCATTGCCGAGCGAGCCTTCCTGAGGCATCTG GAAGGAGGTTGCAGTGTGCCAGTGGCGGTGCATACGGCTATGAAGGATGGGCAA CTGTACCTGACTGGAGGAGTCTGGAGTCTAGACGGCTCAGATAGCATGCAAGAGACCATGCAGGCCACCATCCGGGTCACTGCCCAG GAAGATGGCCCCGAGGATGATCCGCAGCTGGTGGGGATCACTGCCCGGAACATTCCACGAGAAGCCCAGCTGGCTGCTGAGAACCTGGGCATCAGCCTGGCCAGTTTGTTGCtgaacaaaggagccaagaacataCTGGATGTTGCACGGCAGCTTAATGATGCCCACTAA
- the HMBS gene encoding porphobilinogen deaminase isoform X3 encodes MRVIRVGTRKSQLARIQTDSVVAMLKAFYPGLQFEIVAMSTTGDKILDTALSKIGEKSLFTKELEHALEKNEVDLVVHSLKDLPTVLPPGFTIGAICKRENPYDAVVFHPKFVGKTLETLPEKSVVGTSSLRRAAQLQRKFPHLEFKSIRGNLNTRLRKLDELQEFSAIILAAAGLQRMGWQHRVGQILHPEECMYAVGQGALGVEVRAKDQDMLDLVGVLHDPETLLRCIAERAFLRHLEGGCSVPVAVHTAMKDGQLYLTGGVWSLDGSDSMQETMQATIRVTAQQEDGPEDDPQLVGITARNIPREAQLAAENLGISLASLLLNKGAKNILDVARQLNDAH; translated from the exons CTGGCTCGCATACAGACAGACAGTGTGGTGGCAATGCTGAAAGCCTTCTACCCAGGTCTGCAGTTCGAAATCG TTGCTATGTCCACCACAGGGGACAAGATTCTTGATACTGCGCTCTCTAAG ATTGGAGAGAAGAGTCTGTTTACCAAGGAGCTGGAACATGCGCTGGAGAAGAATGA AGTGGACCTGGTCGTTCACTCCCTGAAGGACCTGCCCACCGTGCTTCCTCCTGGCTTTACCATCGGGGCCATCTGCAA gCGGGAGAACCCTTATGATGCTGTTGTCTTTCACCCAAAATTTGTTGGGAAAACCCTAGAAACCTTGCCAGAGAAGAG TGTGGTGGGAACCAGCTCCCTGCGGAGAGCAGCCCAACTGCAGAGAAAGTTCCCACACCTGGAGTTCAAGAGCATT CGGGGAAACCTCAACACGCGGCTACGGAAGCTGGATGAGCTGCAGGAGTTCAGTGCCATCATCCTGGCCGCCGCTGGCCTACAGCGCATGGGCTGGCAGCACCGCGTGGGGCAG ATCCTACACCCAGAGGAATGCATGTATGCTGTAGGTCAG GGAGCCCTGGGCGTGGAAGTCCGAGCCAAGGACCAGGACATGCTGGATCTGGTGGGTGTGTTGCATGACCCAGAGACTCTGCTTCGCTGCATTGCCGAGCGAGCCTTCCTGAGGCATCTG GAAGGAGGTTGCAGTGTGCCAGTGGCGGTGCATACGGCTATGAAGGATGGGCAA CTGTACCTGACTGGAGGAGTCTGGAGTCTAGACGGCTCAGATAGCATGCAAGAGACCATGCAGGCCACCATCCGGGTCACTGCCCAG CAGGAAGATGGCCCCGAGGATGATCCGCAGCTGGTGGGGATCACTGCCCGGAACATTCCACGAGAAGCCCAGCTGGCTGCTGAGAACCTGGGCATCAGCCTGGCCAGTTTGTTGCtgaacaaaggagccaagaacataCTGGATGTTGCACGGCAGCTTAATGATGCCCACTAA
- the LOC116600137 gene encoding histone H2AX gives MSGRGKTGGKARAKAKSRSSRAGLQFPVGRVHRLLRKGHYAERVGAGAPVYLAAVLEYLTAEILELAGNAARDNKKTRIIPRHLQLAIRNDEELNKLLGGVTIAQGGVLPNIQAVLLPKKTSATVGPKAPAGGKKATQASQEY, from the coding sequence ATGTCGGGCCGCGGCAAGACCGGCGGCAAGGCCCGCGCCAAGGCCAAGTCGCGCTCGTCGCGCGCCGGCCTCCAGTTCCCAGTGGGCCGCGTGCACCGGCTGCTGCGGAAGGGCCACTACGCCGAGCGGGTCGGCGCCGGCGCGCCGGTGTACCTGGCGGCGGTGCTCGAGTACCTCACCGCGGAGATCCTGGAGCTGGCGGGCAACGCGGCCCGCGACAACAAGAAGACGCGGATCATCCCCCGCCACCTGCAGCTGGCCATCCGCAACGACGAGGAGCTCAACAAGCTGCTGGGCGGCGTGACGATCGCCCAGGGAGGCGTCCTGCCTAACATCCAGGCCGTGCTGCTGCCCAAGAAGACCAGCGCCACCGTGGGGCCGAAGGCGCCCGCGGGGGGCAAGAAGGCCACCCAGGCCTCTCAGGAGTACTGA
- the DPAGT1 gene encoding UDP-N-acetylglucosamine--dolichyl-phosphate N-acetylglucosaminephosphotransferase isoform X2, producing the protein MWAFPELPMPLLVNLIGSLLGFVATVTLIPAFRGHFIAAHLCGQDLNKIGRQQIPESQGVISGAVFLIILFCFIPFPFLNCFMEERCKAFPHHEFVALIGALLAICCMIFLGFADDVLNLRWRHKLLLPTAASLPLLMVYFTNFGNTTIVVPKPFRPILGLHLDLGILYYVYMGLLAVFCTNAINILAGINGLEAGQSLVIAASIIIFNLVELEGDCRDDHVFSLYFMIPFFFTTLGLLYHNWYPSRVFVGDTFCYFAGMTFAVVGILGHFSKTMLLFFMPQVFNFLYSLPQLLHIIPCPRHRIPRLNTKTGKLEMSYSKFKTKNLSFLGTFILKVAESLQLVTVRQSEHEDGGFTECNNMTLINLLLKVIGPMHERNLTLLLLLLQILGSAVTFSIRYQLVRLFYDV; encoded by the exons ATGTGGGCCTTCCCGGAGTTGCCAATGCCGCTACTGGTGAATTTGATCGGCTCGCTGCTGGGATTTGTGGCCACAGTCACCCTCATCCCCGCCTTCCGTGGCCACTTCATCGCCGCGCACCTCTGTGGCCAGGACCTCAACAAAATCGGCCGGCAGCAAAT CCCAGAGTCCCAGGGAGTGATCAGCGGTGCTGTTTTCCTTATCATCCTCTTCTGCTTcatccctttccctttcctgaaCTGCTTTATGGAGGAGCGGTGTAAAGCCTTCCCGCACCATGAA TTTGTGGCCCTGATAGGTGCGCTCCTTGCCATCTGCTGCATGATTTTCCTGGGCTTTGCGGATGATGTACTGAATCTGCGCTGGCGTCATAAGCTGCTGCTGCCTACAGCTGCCTCACTACCTCTTCTCATGGTCTATTTCACCAACTTTGGCAACACGACCATTGTGGTGCCCAAGCCTTTCCGGCCCATTCTTGGCCTGCACCTGGACTTGG GGATCCTGTACTATGTCTACATGGGGCTGCTGGCAGTGTTCTGTACCAATGCCATCAATATCCTAGCAGGAATTAATGGCCTAGAGGCTGGCCAGTCACTAGTCATTGCTGCTTCCATCATCATCTTCAATCTGGTGGAGCTGGAAG GTGATTGTCGAGATGATCATGTCTTTTCCCTCTACTTCATGATACCCTTTTTTTTCACCACCTTGGGATTGCTCTACCATAACTG GTACCCATCACGGGTGTTTGTGGGAGATACCTTCTGTTACTTTGCTGGCATGACCTTTGCCGTGGTGGGCATCTTGGGACACTTCAGCAAGACCATGCTACTCTTCTTCATGCCCCAGGTGTTCAACTTCCTCTACTCACTGCCTCAGCTCCTGCATATCATACCCTGCCCTCGCCACCGTATTCCCAG ACTCAATACCAAGACAGGCAAACTGGAGATGAGCTATTCCAAGTTCAAGACCAAGAACCTCTCTTTCTTGGGCACCTTTATTCTAAAG GTAGCAGAGAGCCTCCAGCTAGTGACAGTGCGCCAGAGCGAGCATGAGGATGGTGGCTTCACGGAGTGTAACAACATGACCCTCATCAACTTGCTCCTTAAGGTCATCGGGCCCATGCATGAGAGAAACCTGAccttgctcctgctgctgctACAG ATCCTTGGCAGTGCCGTCACCTTCTCCATTCGGTACCAGCTTGTCCGGCTCTTCTACGATGTCTGA
- the DPAGT1 gene encoding UDP-N-acetylglucosamine--dolichyl-phosphate N-acetylglucosaminephosphotransferase isoform X1, whose translation MWAFPELPMPLLVNLIGSLLGFVATVTLIPAFRGHFIAAHLCGQDLNKIGRQQIPESQGVISGAVFLIILFCFIPFPFLNCFMEERCKAFPHHEFVALIGALLAICCMIFLGFADDVLNLRWRHKLLLPTAASLPLLMVYFTNFGNTTIVVPKPFRPILGLHLDLGILYYVYMGLLAVFCTNAINILAGINGLEAGQSLVIAASIIIFNLVELEGDCRDDHVFSLYFMIPFFFTTLGLLYHNWYPSRVFVGDTFCYFAGMTFAVVGILGHFSKTMLLFFMPQVFNFLYSLPQLLHIIPCPRHRIPRLNTKTGKLEMSYSKFKTKNLSFLGTFILKVAESLQLVTVRQSEHEDGGFTECNNMTLINLLLKVIGPMHERNLTLLLLLLQVWSGKGFIAPCFPFSMVLTLVCFSSQILGSAVTFSIRYQLVRLFYDV comes from the exons ATGTGGGCCTTCCCGGAGTTGCCAATGCCGCTACTGGTGAATTTGATCGGCTCGCTGCTGGGATTTGTGGCCACAGTCACCCTCATCCCCGCCTTCCGTGGCCACTTCATCGCCGCGCACCTCTGTGGCCAGGACCTCAACAAAATCGGCCGGCAGCAAAT CCCAGAGTCCCAGGGAGTGATCAGCGGTGCTGTTTTCCTTATCATCCTCTTCTGCTTcatccctttccctttcctgaaCTGCTTTATGGAGGAGCGGTGTAAAGCCTTCCCGCACCATGAA TTTGTGGCCCTGATAGGTGCGCTCCTTGCCATCTGCTGCATGATTTTCCTGGGCTTTGCGGATGATGTACTGAATCTGCGCTGGCGTCATAAGCTGCTGCTGCCTACAGCTGCCTCACTACCTCTTCTCATGGTCTATTTCACCAACTTTGGCAACACGACCATTGTGGTGCCCAAGCCTTTCCGGCCCATTCTTGGCCTGCACCTGGACTTGG GGATCCTGTACTATGTCTACATGGGGCTGCTGGCAGTGTTCTGTACCAATGCCATCAATATCCTAGCAGGAATTAATGGCCTAGAGGCTGGCCAGTCACTAGTCATTGCTGCTTCCATCATCATCTTCAATCTGGTGGAGCTGGAAG GTGATTGTCGAGATGATCATGTCTTTTCCCTCTACTTCATGATACCCTTTTTTTTCACCACCTTGGGATTGCTCTACCATAACTG GTACCCATCACGGGTGTTTGTGGGAGATACCTTCTGTTACTTTGCTGGCATGACCTTTGCCGTGGTGGGCATCTTGGGACACTTCAGCAAGACCATGCTACTCTTCTTCATGCCCCAGGTGTTCAACTTCCTCTACTCACTGCCTCAGCTCCTGCATATCATACCCTGCCCTCGCCACCGTATTCCCAG ACTCAATACCAAGACAGGCAAACTGGAGATGAGCTATTCCAAGTTCAAGACCAAGAACCTCTCTTTCTTGGGCACCTTTATTCTAAAG GTAGCAGAGAGCCTCCAGCTAGTGACAGTGCGCCAGAGCGAGCATGAGGATGGTGGCTTCACGGAGTGTAACAACATGACCCTCATCAACTTGCTCCTTAAGGTCATCGGGCCCATGCATGAGAGAAACCTGAccttgctcctgctgctgctACAGGTGTGGTCAGGGAAGGGCTTTATAGCTccttgtttccctttctccatggTTCTGACTCTAGTGTGTTTCTCCTCACAGATCCTTGGCAGTGCCGTCACCTTCTCCATTCGGTACCAGCTTGTCCGGCTCTTCTACGATGTCTGA
- the DPAGT1 gene encoding UDP-N-acetylglucosamine--dolichyl-phosphate N-acetylglucosaminephosphotransferase isoform X3: protein MIFLGFADDVLNLRWRHKLLLPTAASLPLLMVYFTNFGNTTIVVPKPFRPILGLHLDLGILYYVYMGLLAVFCTNAINILAGINGLEAGQSLVIAASIIIFNLVELEGDCRDDHVFSLYFMIPFFFTTLGLLYHNWYPSRVFVGDTFCYFAGMTFAVVGILGHFSKTMLLFFMPQVFNFLYSLPQLLHIIPCPRHRIPRLNTKTGKLEMSYSKFKTKNLSFLGTFILKVAESLQLVTVRQSEHEDGGFTECNNMTLINLLLKVIGPMHERNLTLLLLLLQVWSGKGFIAPCFPFSMVLTLVCFSSQILGSAVTFSIRYQLVRLFYDV from the exons ATGATTTTCCTGGGCTTTGCGGATGATGTACTGAATCTGCGCTGGCGTCATAAGCTGCTGCTGCCTACAGCTGCCTCACTACCTCTTCTCATGGTCTATTTCACCAACTTTGGCAACACGACCATTGTGGTGCCCAAGCCTTTCCGGCCCATTCTTGGCCTGCACCTGGACTTGG GGATCCTGTACTATGTCTACATGGGGCTGCTGGCAGTGTTCTGTACCAATGCCATCAATATCCTAGCAGGAATTAATGGCCTAGAGGCTGGCCAGTCACTAGTCATTGCTGCTTCCATCATCATCTTCAATCTGGTGGAGCTGGAAG GTGATTGTCGAGATGATCATGTCTTTTCCCTCTACTTCATGATACCCTTTTTTTTCACCACCTTGGGATTGCTCTACCATAACTG GTACCCATCACGGGTGTTTGTGGGAGATACCTTCTGTTACTTTGCTGGCATGACCTTTGCCGTGGTGGGCATCTTGGGACACTTCAGCAAGACCATGCTACTCTTCTTCATGCCCCAGGTGTTCAACTTCCTCTACTCACTGCCTCAGCTCCTGCATATCATACCCTGCCCTCGCCACCGTATTCCCAG ACTCAATACCAAGACAGGCAAACTGGAGATGAGCTATTCCAAGTTCAAGACCAAGAACCTCTCTTTCTTGGGCACCTTTATTCTAAAG GTAGCAGAGAGCCTCCAGCTAGTGACAGTGCGCCAGAGCGAGCATGAGGATGGTGGCTTCACGGAGTGTAACAACATGACCCTCATCAACTTGCTCCTTAAGGTCATCGGGCCCATGCATGAGAGAAACCTGAccttgctcctgctgctgctACAGGTGTGGTCAGGGAAGGGCTTTATAGCTccttgtttccctttctccatggTTCTGACTCTAGTGTGTTTCTCCTCACAGATCCTTGGCAGTGCCGTCACCTTCTCCATTCGGTACCAGCTTGTCCGGCTCTTCTACGATGTCTGA